DNA from Stutzerimonas decontaminans:
ACCGTTGGCCTTGAAGTGGCCTTGCAGCTTGTTGATGTTGGCGGTCAGCAGGGCAACCTGCACTTCCGGAGAACCGGTATCGCCTTCAGCTTGCTTGTACTCGTCAACGATCTGGGCTTTTTCTTCAACGCTCAGTGCCATGATGGGCTCCTAGAGTGAACAGGCCGGGAATCATCCCGTGTTTAATAAAGAGAAATGACCGTGCCTGCTGACAGCCACCCTCTGACGCAGCGCGCGAACGCGCCGCGTAACGGTCATTCCGACCGAATCAACCGACGTGGCGCGATGCGCCCGTCTTCGCTCACTTCACCGATGCCGATGAAGCGACCATTGTTATCCTGTACGCGAACCATGCCGTACTTCGGTGCCTCCGGTGCCCGCACCGGTTGTCCATGCAGCCAGTAGTAGGCACTGTGCTCGGACAACTGCAATAACGGCCAATGCTCAAGCCCGCTATCCACCGGCTGCAAGAGACCATCCAGCGCCTCGGCGCCGCCCTCGCCATGCAACTGCTCCAATGTTTCGAGCGTCACTGTCTGCGACAGGTCGAACGGACCGGCTTGGGTTCGCCGAAGCTCGGCGACATGCGCACCACAGCCGAGCAAGTGGCCAATGTCTTCGACCAGGGTACGGATATAGGTGCCTTTGCTGCATGCCACAGCCAGTCGCGCCTTGTCGCCATCGAGCGATAGCAACTCCAGGCGCGCAATGTTAACAGAACGCGGCTCGCGCTCCACCACTTCTCCGGCACGCGCTAATTTGTATAGCGGCTGACCGTCGCGTTTGAGTGCCGAATACATCGGCGGCACCTGCAGGATGTCGCCACGAAACTGCGGCAACAGCGCTTCCAACTGCTCGATGGTGACCGCCACCGGCTTGCGCTCCAGAACCTCGCCCTCGGCATCGGCAGTGGTCGTGGTGACGCCCAGCTGCATGACCGTTTCGTAAGCCTTGTCGGCGTCCAGCAGGTATTGCGAGAACTTGGTCGCCTCGCCAAAACACAACGGCAACACACCTGTGGCGAGCGGATCGAGACTTCCGGTATGCCCTGCTTTCTCTGCATTCAGCAGCCAGCGAACCTTCTGCAGTGCAGCGTTGGAGGTGAACCCGCGCGGCTTGTCGAGCAGGATGATGCCGCTGACGTTACGGCGTACACGCTTGACCTGGGCCACGCTTACTCTCCGCGCTCGTCGCTGTGCTTGCGATCTTCGGCCACTGCGCGCTCGATCAGCGAGCTCAACTCGACCCCGCGACGAATGCTTGCGTCGTAGTTGAAATGCAGTTGCGGAACAGTACGTAGCTTCATGCTCTTGCCGAGCTGCATGCGCAGGAAGCCGGCAGCGTCGTTGAGGATGCGCAGGTTACCTTTGACCGCTTCCTGATCGTCGTCCTGCCCCATGATCGTGATGAAGATCTTTGCGTGGGACAGATCGCGACTGACGTCGACAGCGGTGATGGTGACCAGGCCCAGACGCGGATCCTTGATCTCACGCTGAATGAGCAACGCCAGTTCGCGCTGCATCTGATCGCCGATACGCTGGGTACGACTGAATTCTTTGGCCATAAATTTCCACCCGATTAAAAGCCGAAAGCTGGAAGCTCGAAGCGGTAACCGCGCCTAGGCGATCACCGACTCCTTGCTCCCAGCTTTCAGATTGACGCTTGCTTACAGCGAACGCGCCACTTCGACCTTCTCGAACACTTCGATCTTGTCGCCGACCTTGACGTCGTTGTAGCTCTTCACGCCGATACCGCACTCCATGCCAGCGCGGACTTCCGCAACGTCATCCTTGAAACGGCGCAGCGATTCCAGCTCGCCTTCGAAGATCACGACATCGTCGCGCAGGACGCGGATCGGACGATTGCGGTGCACCATGCCCTCGGTGACCATGCAACCGGCGATCGCACCGAACTTCGGCGAACGGAACACATCACGAACTTCGGCGATGCCGAGGATGTTCTCGCGAACGTCGCTACCGAGCATACCGGTGAGCGCCTTCTTGACGTCCTCGA
Protein-coding regions in this window:
- the rpsO gene encoding 30S ribosomal protein S15, which gives rise to MALSVEEKAQIVDEYKQAEGDTGSPEVQVALLTANINKLQGHFKANGKDHHSRRGLIRMVNQRRKLLDYLKGKDTTRYSALIGRLGLRR
- the truB gene encoding tRNA pseudouridine(55) synthase TruB, yielding MAQVKRVRRNVSGIILLDKPRGFTSNAALQKVRWLLNAEKAGHTGSLDPLATGVLPLCFGEATKFSQYLLDADKAYETVMQLGVTTTTADAEGEVLERKPVAVTIEQLEALLPQFRGDILQVPPMYSALKRDGQPLYKLARAGEVVEREPRSVNIARLELLSLDGDKARLAVACSKGTYIRTLVEDIGHLLGCGAHVAELRRTQAGPFDLSQTVTLETLEQLHGEGGAEALDGLLQPVDSGLEHWPLLQLSEHSAYYWLHGQPVRAPEAPKYGMVRVQDNNGRFIGIGEVSEDGRIAPRRLIRSE
- the rbfA gene encoding 30S ribosome-binding factor RbfA produces the protein MAKEFSRTQRIGDQMQRELALLIQREIKDPRLGLVTITAVDVSRDLSHAKIFITIMGQDDDQEAVKGNLRILNDAAGFLRMQLGKSMKLRTVPQLHFNYDASIRRGVELSSLIERAVAEDRKHSDERGE